The following proteins are co-located in the Vanessa atalanta chromosome 11, ilVanAtal1.2, whole genome shotgun sequence genome:
- the LOC125067140 gene encoding cadherin-99C: MARWEAPIRLTTIWLLACLVPITWATPGPCEVETGQSSIIVDIEESRGDQVNQTTVPAELPIVGEPDVDVILSTVFPKGPTLFQLDGKRLQLLQPLDRDADNLSHMVFQLVCQVKATKKRRTIPVIVRVSDINDNAPVFQGTPYETSISELIPIGTTIFDGIRAVDPDAGVNGLSEYFIISGDNKTLEAANAVDGYGYFAIPLPHQGQVTVNRTLDYERTKKYLVTIVASDRARDTKRRLSSTTTLTVNVQDDDDQDPSFIYKGCTLHEGACINPEYTSYVNGGVLAGILTIEPEKIQAVDMDTLNARIKYTIESGEPESWTTYFDIDPNTGAVRQLVPVDTSIAKKFQLIIKAEETSEAKRFTTAKLTITVRPVDASPPVVSATSDEGQVEENSPKGTKVLDSQGQPIQLSVSDPDLGPGDLIPKYTFELTTSFFDIDKDGHLVVSDDRLDRDPPNPGKFRFQVVAREANGGAASAPYSLAVQLLDQNDNAPIIPKTQPHTVPASLEPTAVYKVEATDIDEGENARISYNIHHVSNNGGNKFTIDPTTGVISSTGRLQAGEQYSVTIRATDAKGLSSQGIVELLVAPGPNTRPPQFSSRDYYAPVSEGAAINSTVITVTAKDPENELVSYSIVSGNDLRQFGIGSNTGIITVIRRLDREVLTRYQLMVRAEDPGRLSTTATVNIKVTDINDNNPKFDEDSYLFHVKEGVSGETVGYVHATDIDEGVNAMVSYTIPSHLPFIIDNTTGMISTKTELDYEETKDYSFVVTATDGAIDKRLGTASVTVQVQDEPDEPPVFTQALYTVHVPENVPNHPVVKVHADDPDTMPEITYTILKGDTELFSIDRKSGLIRTLRMLDRETSARHELLVGTEENSREGNGATTTVEVLVDDKNDNAPVFTAVPRPVTVEDSASIGSLVETLAAQDADASAPNNRVRFALAGRGKASKYFHVEPDSGAVRVRDDLRKETDSEYTVDVQAYDQGDPVMSSVVSLTVYVSHSATVPPDVRLGFADTVYTEHVAENSPNGTLVRTLPIWNKNKHSKDTPLKCLLTDSSQKGVFYVKLTQERDCAIYLNSSLDYETLTEYSLEVQLESIQGLINPEGSKATINVHVTDVNDNPPVFIFPEQSTIVAAKGKYFAIATKDMPLGTNVLQVKAKDKDSGVYGKIEYRKNSWTKAAEEHFNLDPDTGVITNIKAFENVPKDVLPFKFNIMARDNPKADDYKTARASVVINLLQKENQLIYEVSDLNVDAMSTLQARSLLSSIEEKSGLVAGLEKLTPRLYLGENGTLESDSKGTNVWLYLLDPNTGDILTRESQPVKQAVSRGVPVRAPLSPAAPPRRPQLAAAPLSTALPAALLALAALVLVAATAATVYICASWNRYKKHKEQALQQYGTLSMSMAPPRPPSGYESSEDDPAPRYETQVLNMAVDDADLQLDFSPNNHAFNIHSVQYLSKDNGERSPTLSETATTARASSINENGGTLNKVHNHNHNLDNINNSTIARNTQTLNRRTPNTHALNNALGTLPRANNNNIGGGLLAATLGRKINGNNHKKKSTQPIMAYDEIPGLQRSTDNDNVTFGKRNFNGYTYDQSHVETTTEL, encoded by the exons ATGGCGCGGTGGGAAGCGCCTATCCGGCTCACAACGATTTGGCTTCTCGCGTGTCTGGTGCCGATAACATGGGCTACTCCAG GGCCGTGCGAGGTGGAAACGGGTCAATCCAGCATCATCGTTGACATAGAAGAGAGCAGAGGGGACC AAGTCAATCAAACAACAGTACCGGCTGAGCTACCAATCGTCGGCGAGCCAGATGTAGACGTGATACTGTCCACCGTGTTTCCGAAAGGTCCGACGTTATTTCAGCTCGATGGCAAAAGACTACAATTGCTCCAGCCCTTAGATAGAGATGCCGATAACTTATCCCATATGGTGTTTCAG CTGGTTTGTCAAGTGAAAGCGACAAAGAAGAGGCGAACTATACCGGTGATTGTGCGAGTGTCAGATATAAACGATAATGCGCCTGTGTTTCAGGGCACGCCCTATGAAACAAGTATATCAGAG CTTATTCCAATAGGCACTACGATATTTGATGGCATTCGAGCAGTAGACCCTGACGCAGGAGTGAATGGTCTTTCGGAGTATTTCATAATATCAGGAGACAATAAAACCCTAGAAGCTGCCAATGCCGTGGATGGTTATGGATACTTTGCTATACCTCTACCGCATCAAGGACAGGTCACAGTTAACAGAACTTTGGATTACGAGCGCACGAAGAAGTATCTAGTCACTATTGTTGCTTCT GATCGCGCCCGCGATACAAAACGCCGACTATCGAGTACTACAACATTAACTGTGAACGTACAAGACGATGACGATCAAGATCCTTCCTTCATTTACAAAGGTTGTACGCTGCACGAAGGCGCTTGTATTAATCCAGAGTACACCAGTTAC GTCAACGGTGGAGTTCTAGCAGGTATATTAACGATAGAACCAGAAAAGATTCAGGCAGTCGATATGGATACTTTGAATGCTCGTATCAAGTACACCATAGAAAGCGGTGAGCCTGAATCGTGGACTACGTACTTCGATATAGATCCTAACACCGGCGCAGTGAGGCAGTTGGTCCCCGTGGATACGAGCATCGCGAAAAAATTCCAGTTAATAATTAAG GCCGAAGAAACATCAGAAGCGAAACGCTTTACAACAGCGAAGCTTACGATAACTGTACGACCAGTCGACGCGAGTCCACCCGTTGTTAGTGCAACTTCAGATGAGGGTCAGGTCGAGGAGAACTCGCCGAAAGGGACCAAAGTGCTGGACAGTCAAGGGCAACCGATACAGTTGAGCGTTTCTGATCCAGACTTG GGTCCAGGAGATCTTATACCTAAATATACATTCGAATTAACAACTAGTTTCTTCGATATCGATAAAGATGGCCATCTTGTTGTAAGCGACGATCGACTGGACCGAGATCCTCCAAATCCAGGCAAATTTAGATTCCAA GTCGTGGCTCGTGAAGCGAACGGCGGTGCGGCTTCCGCGCCGTACTCCTTAGCGGTTCAACTTTTGGACCAGAACGATAACGCGCCCATTATACCCAAGACGCAACCTCACACCGTACCTGCTAGCTTGGAACCTACCGCTGTATATAAG gtGGAGGCAACTGACATCGATGAGGGTGAGAACGCCCGCATCTCATACAATATCCATCACGTATCTAACAACGGAGGAAACAAGTTCACGATTGATCCCACAACTGGTGTGATTT CCAGTACAGGTCGTCTTCAAGCTGGTGAACAGTACAGTGTAACAATACGAGCAACGGATGCCAAAGGTCTCAGTTCCCAAGGCATCGTGGAACTATTGGTCGCACCGGGACCGAATACCCGACCTCCACAGTTTTCATCCAGGGATTATTACGCACCAGTCTCGGAAGGTGCTGCGATTAACTCAACAGTTATAACAGTTACG GCCAAAGATCCAGAAAACGAATTAGTATCGTATTCGATAGTGTCGGGCAACGACTTGAGACAATTCGGCATTGGTTCCAATACTGGAATTATCACAGTTATACGAAGGCTTGATAGAGAAGTGCTGACGAGATATCAGTTG atGGTGAGAGCTGAAGATCCTGGAAGGTTGTCTACGACCGCGACCgttaatataaaagttactgACATCAACGATAACAACCCGAAGTTTGATGAAGATTCCTATTTGTTCCATGTTAAAGAag gTGTTTCAGGCGAGACTGTTGGGTATGTTCATGCGACGGACATCGACGAGGGTGTTAATGCTATGGTCAGTTACACTATACCATCTCATTTGCCCTTCATCATTGACAATACCACGGGAATGATAAGCACAAAAACTGAACTGGATTACGAGGAAACAAAg GATTACTCCTTCGTAGTGACGGCTACAGATGGCGCTATCGACAAACGCTTAGGCACAGCCTCCGTCACAGTACAGGTTCAGGATGAGCCGGACGAGCCGCCTGTTTTCACCCAGGCGCTGTACACTGTACATGTCCCGGAAAACGTGCCCAACCATCCTGTGGTTAAAGTCCAT gcTGACGACCCAGATACAATGCCAGAGATCACGTACACGATCCTCAAAGGGGACACCGAGTTATTCTCAATAGATCGAAAGTCTGGTCTCATCAGGACGTTGAGAATGTTGGATAGAGAAACCAGTGCGAGGCACGAGCTGCTTGTTGGTACCGAAGAGAACAGCAGAGAAGGAAATGGCGCTACTACTACAGTGGAAGTTTTGGTCGAT GACAAGAACGACAACGCGCCGGTGTTCACGGCGGTGCCGCGGCCCGTGACGGTGGAGGACTCGGCGTCCATCGGCAGCCTGGTGGAGACGCTGGCGGCGCAGGACGCGGACGCGTCGGCGCCCAACAACCGCGTGCGGTTCGCGCTGGCGGGCCGCGGGAAGGCCTCCAAGTACTTCCACGTCGAGCCCGACTCGGGCGCCGTGCGCGTGCGCGACGACCTGCGCAAGGAGACCGACAGCGAGTACACC GTGGACGTTCAAGCGTATGATCAAGGTGACCCTGTGATGTCTTCAGTTGTCAGTCTAACTGTGTACGTCAGCCATTCAGCTACGGTACCTCCTGAT GTGCGCCTAGGGTTTGCGGACACGGTGTACACGGAGCACGTGGCGGAGAACTCTCCGAACGGCACGCTCGTGAGAACTCTTCCGATATGGAATAAAAACAAGCATTCCAAAGACACGCCCCTTAAGTGTTTGCTAACTGACTCTTCACAAAaag gtgtATTTTATGTGAAACTAACACAAGAAAGAGACTGCGCTATCTACCTCAACAGTTCGCTCGACTACGAAACGCTTACCGAATACTCTCTAGAAGTCCAGCTAGAATCTATACAAGGTCTTATAAATCCCGAGGGTAGTAAAGCGACAATTAACGTCCACGTCACAGATGTTAATGACAATCCCCCAGTATTTATTTTCCCCGAACAATCCACCATCGTGGCTGCGAAGGGAAAATATTTTGCCATCGCTACTAAAGATATGCCATTAGGAACGAATGTGTTGCAAGtcaag gcgAAAGATAAAGATAGCGGTGTTTATGGAAAGATTGAATACCGTAAAAACTCTTGGACCAAAGCCGCTGAGGAACATTTCAATCTCGACCCAGACACTGGTGTTATCACCAACATCAAAGCTTTTGAAAACGTTCCCAAAGACGTCCTgccgtttaaatttaatatcatggCGAGAGACAATCCAAAGGCAGATGATTATAAAACCGCTCGAGCTTCTGTTGTG ataaaccTGCTCCAAAAAGAAAACCAGTTAATATATGAAGTGTCAGATTTGAATGTGGACGCAATGTCTACGTTACAAGCGCGTAGCTTATTATCTTCGATAGAAGAAAAGAGCGGTCTAGTCGCCGGACTAGAAAAACTAACCCCTAGGTTATATTTGGGGGAGAACGGAACTCTCGAAAGTGATTCGAAGGGTACTAACGTGTGGCTGTATCTGCTTGATCCGAATACGGGCGATATATTGACGAGGGAATCGCAACCAGTAAAACA AGCCGTGTCGCGCGGCGTGCCGGTGCGCGCGCCGCTgtcgcccgccgcgccgccgcgccgcccgcagCTCGCCGCCGCGCCGCTCAGCACGGCGCTGCCCGCCGCGCTGCTGGCGCTCGCCGCGCTCGTGCTCGTCGCCGCCACCGCCGCCACCGTCTACATCTGCGCCTCGTGGAACAG ATATAAAAAACACAAGGAGCAAGCGTTGCAACAGTACGGGACTCTTAGTATGAGTATGGCACCACCGAGACCACCCTCAGGCTACGAGTCCAGTGAAGATGACCCCGCACCGAGATATGAAACTCAG gttTTGAATATGGCTGTGGATGACGCAGATCTGCAATTAGACTTTAGTCCAAATAACCACGCCTTCAATATTCATAGCGTGCAATATTTATCCAAAGATAATG gtgAACGTAGCCCTACCCTATCAGAAACAGCAACGACCGCTCGAGCTTCAAGCATCAACGAAAACGGCGGTACATTGAACAAAGTCCACAACCACAACCATAACCTTGACAACATAAACAACTCAACCATAGCGCGGAACACCCAGACTCTCAACCGCAGAACACCAAACACCCACGCATTGAACAACGCGCTGGGCACGTTACCGAgagccaataataataatataggcgGAGGACTGCTGGCGGCGACTCTGGGTAGGAAGATTAATGGAAACAATCATAAGAAAAAGTCTACGCAACCGATTATGGCGTACGATGAAATCCCTGGTTTACAAAG ATCCACAGATAATGACAACGTAACATTCGGGAAAAGAAACTTCAACGGATATACTTACGACCAGTCTCACGTGGAAACAACCACGGAGCTATAG